One window of Campylobacter sp. RM12651 genomic DNA carries:
- a CDS encoding S8 family serine peptidase — protein sequence MNFKLSLIASIFLLSACGGGGEANTQTPNIKSSQNTSISRPHKPTAKVSTNENFQNIVENAKITSDYSNLPVINIPKKTNIATKLNTKTDTATISVFAKLYDTNLATFQSANNPSGYSNKEVARSNNNQTSYGFSPNWNQGFLGKGIIIGVNDSGTDDLKNVLVNKYFDYKKTNHTKWNSLANRIDDDNFISKNYSNSFLKDSNNSPILHGKNVMNTANTIASEIKFANIVNPISKSEIGDDINLAATIDALSNSGVRFFNQSYEYSNLDYSSPNTGIFYTAIMKNNALVFNAAGNITDNINKPFTTHAIPLDSPLRKGWVIVLGYKTDTARADEYGKHFYIQDNDGAIKEVFHHGNTCKKNGWDDCISAPFEINGVEGTSYSTPITASVAALIYEKYPWMSNDNIKESLFTTAFKVTSTTNNADDIKARFGVGVLNPTRAMNGVAEFRKDFYANVDLDNLYVFSNNIKGDFGLIKDGIGTLVLSGDNTFKGNSEIKNGTLWLTGKKNQAHFTNTNGVLRVSNTTASGITNNSVLINEGLTLGSLELGANSKIYSNLGESFRVLGNAKLDGEFNLVGVKSGANITQGQNVDILTARSIENRFKSVQSLVTFLEINEPTYTNDKVSVMVKRIDLNKINNLNDFASKNYQLLFNQLDNYLEYEVGKRDKTSDDLAYNNINLDGHLSEAEYNLRRADLFYASILNTTQDELVKNTNKLFANDLYDNSLMNIAKVKSIQANDLKDDFNIEQSYKYNKINSLKESSNETLISNALIKDDFKFALGFVYNNSNIYNDDFKNNARTLGLIANANFNLDDFYINNKLSYINTLNKTERFGNYAKFYDNSLAYTLKFAYKLNDFYPFVALNGIFYKQNSFNELGNDFSVSVNSFKKFFTYSNIGLEYKKNLNYLNLLASVDLEYNFYKHYLLKAKNISYQNSIDISNGFSKKLLTNINLGLGYSFNDRLNLGINYKLNYAKDYFANKFMLGINYNF from the coding sequence ATGAATTTTAAACTATCATTAATTGCTTCTATATTTTTATTAAGTGCTTGTGGTGGTGGAGGCGAAGCTAATACTCAAACTCCTAATATAAAATCTTCACAAAATACTTCTATTTCAAGACCACATAAACCTACAGCTAAAGTATCAACTAATGAGAATTTTCAAAACATAGTTGAAAATGCCAAAATAACTTCGGATTATTCTAATTTGCCTGTAATTAATATACCTAAAAAAACCAATATAGCCACTAAGTTAAACACTAAAACTGATACTGCTACTATTAGTGTTTTTGCCAAGCTTTATGATACAAATTTAGCTACTTTTCAAAGTGCAAATAATCCATCAGGCTATTCAAACAAAGAAGTTGCAAGGTCAAATAATAATCAAACTAGCTATGGATTTAGCCCTAATTGGAATCAAGGCTTTTTAGGAAAAGGAATAATTATTGGGGTAAATGATTCGGGGACTGATGATTTAAAAAATGTCTTAGTAAATAAGTATTTTGATTATAAAAAGACAAATCACACTAAATGGAATTCATTGGCAAATAGGATAGATGATGATAATTTTATAAGTAAAAACTATTCAAATTCTTTTTTAAAAGATAGCAATAATAGTCCTATTTTACACGGCAAAAATGTAATGAATACTGCAAATACAATTGCAAGTGAGATTAAATTTGCAAATATAGTAAATCCTATTAGTAAAAGTGAAATTGGCGATGATATTAATTTAGCCGCTACAATTGATGCTTTATCAAATAGTGGAGTTAGGTTTTTTAATCAATCTTATGAATATAGTAATTTAGATTATTCAAGTCCAAATACAGGCATATTTTATACAGCAATTATGAAAAATAATGCTTTAGTTTTTAATGCAGCAGGTAATATTACTGATAATATTAATAAGCCTTTTACAACCCACGCAATCCCACTTGATAGTCCTTTAAGAAAAGGTTGGGTAATTGTTTTAGGATATAAAACAGATACTGCAAGAGCAGATGAATATGGTAAGCATTTTTACATACAAGATAATGATGGGGCAATTAAAGAAGTTTTTCATCACGGAAATACTTGCAAGAAAAATGGTTGGGATGATTGTATTTCAGCTCCTTTTGAGATAAATGGAGTTGAAGGCACAAGTTATAGCACCCCAATAACTGCTAGTGTGGCGGCTTTAATTTATGAAAAATACCCTTGGATGAGTAATGATAATATTAAAGAGAGTTTATTTACAACCGCATTTAAGGTTACAAGCACTACAAATAATGCTGATGATATTAAGGCTCGTTTTGGGGTAGGGGTTTTAAATCCTACTCGTGCTATGAATGGGGTTGCTGAGTTTAGAAAAGACTTTTATGCCAATGTGGATTTAGATAATTTATATGTATTTTCAAATAATATTAAAGGTGATTTTGGTCTTATTAAAGATGGAATTGGGACTTTAGTATTAAGTGGGGATAATACTTTTAAAGGTAATAGCGAGATTAAAAACGGCACATTGTGGCTAACTGGCAAGAAAAATCAAGCGCATTTTACAAATACAAATGGTGTTTTAAGAGTAAGCAATACAACTGCAAGTGGTATTACAAATAATAGTGTTTTAATAAACGAAGGTTTAACTTTAGGTAGCCTTGAATTAGGTGCAAATAGCAAGATTTATTCTAATTTAGGCGAGAGTTTTAGAGTTTTAGGTAATGCTAAATTAGACGGGGAATTTAATTTAGTAGGTGTTAAATCAGGTGCAAATATAACTCAAGGTCAAAATGTAGATATTCTAACGGCAAGAAGCATTGAAAATAGATTTAAATCGGTGCAATCATTAGTAACTTTTTTAGAAATTAATGAGCCAACTTATACTAATGATAAAGTAAGCGTTATGGTTAAAAGAATTGATTTGAATAAAATTAATAATTTAAATGATTTTGCAAGCAAAAATTATCAATTATTGTTTAATCAACTTGATAATTATTTAGAATACGAAGTTGGCAAAAGAGATAAAACAAGCGATGATTTAGCTTATAATAATATTAATTTAGATGGGCATTTAAGCGAAGCTGAATACAATTTAAGAAGAGCTGATTTGTTTTATGCTAGTATTTTAAATACTACTCAAGACGAATTAGTAAAAAATACAAATAAGCTTTTTGCTAATGATTTATACGATAATAGTTTAATGAATATTGCAAAGGTTAAAAGTATTCAAGCAAATGATTTAAAAGATGATTTTAATATAGAACAAAGCTATAAATATAATAAAATTAATTCTTTAAAAGAAAGCTCAAATGAGACTTTAATTAGCAATGCTTTAATAAAAGATGATTTTAAATTCGCTTTAGGTTTTGTTTATAATAATTCAAATATTTATAATGATGATTTTAAAAACAATGCAAGAACTCTTGGCTTAATTGCTAATGCGAATTTTAATTTAGATGATTTTTATATCAATAATAAATTAAGTTATATTAATACTTTAAATAAGACAGAAAGATTTGGCAATTATGCGAAATTTTATGATAATTCTTTAGCATATACTTTAAAATTTGCTTATAAATTGAATGATTTTTATCCTTTTGTCGCTTTAAATGGTATTTTTTATAAACAAAATTCTTTTAATGAATTAGGCAATGATTTTAGCGTAAGTGTTAATAGCTTTAAAAAGTTTTTTACTTATTCAAATATAGGACTTGAGTATAAGAAAAATTTAAATTATTTAAACTTGTTAGCTAGTGTTGATTTAGAATATAATTTTTACAAACATTATTTATTAAAGGCAAAAAATATAAGCTATCAAAATAGCATTGATATTAGTAATGGTTTTTCAAAAAAACTATTAACTAATATTAATTTAGGTTTAGGTTATTCTTTTAACGATAGGCTTAATCTTGGGATAAATTATAAGTTAAATTATGCTAAAGATTATTTTGCTAATAAATTTATGTTGGGTATTAATTATAATTTTTAA
- a CDS encoding 3-isopropylmalate dehydratase small subunit, with protein MRVFKFGDNIDTDLIIAARYLNTSDEKVLASYVMEDARPGFFKEIKENDCIVAGENFGCGSSREHAPIAIKAANIKCVIAKTYARIFYRNAYNTGLLILECNDTDKIAENDELDIDITNGIIKNITKNESYKINPIPVFMQELLNAGGLIEYASKVAK; from the coding sequence ATGAGAGTTTTTAAATTTGGCGATAATATAGATACAGATTTAATCATAGCCGCAAGATATTTAAATACAAGTGATGAAAAAGTATTGGCTAGTTATGTTATGGAAGATGCTAGACCTGGATTTTTTAAAGAAATTAAAGAAAATGATTGCATAGTTGCAGGAGAGAATTTTGGCTGTGGTTCTAGTCGTGAGCACGCACCAATTGCTATTAAAGCTGCAAATATTAAATGTGTAATCGCAAAAACTTATGCGAGAATTTTTTATAGAAACGCATACAATACTGGACTTTTAATATTAGAGTGCAACGATACTGATAAAATTGCAGAAAATGATGAATTAGATATAGATATTACAAATGGAATTATTAAAAATATCACAAAAAACGAAAGCTATAAAATAAATCCAATCCCTGTATTTATGCAAGAATTATTAAATGCAGGTGGTTTGATTGAATACGCTAGTAAGGTTGCAAAATGA
- the leuB gene encoding 3-isopropylmalate dehydrogenase — translation MNKICVIKGDGIGPEIINEAIRVLKVVRPDLEYTECLMGGAAIDEVGVPLPQETIDVALNSNAVLFGAIGGEKWDKLERHLRPESGLLALRKALGVFANLRPAFVYDGLEELSTIKASVVKGVDLLVVRELTGGIYFGQPREKLADRAYNTMVYTRDEIIRIAKIGFESAMKRRKKLCMVDKANVLETSALWREVCDELAVNYPEVELSYMYVDNAAMQLIKNPKQFDVILTENLFGDILSDEASMVVGSIGLLASASIGGKVGLYEPIHGSAPDIAGQGIANPIATILSAAMMLRFALNDEVSASKIENAVKRVISEGYGCADLANAKIKLNTQEMGELVAKYC, via the coding sequence ATGAATAAAATTTGTGTAATTAAAGGCGATGGAATAGGCCCTGAAATAATCAATGAAGCTATAAGAGTTTTAAAAGTAGTTCGCCCTGATTTAGAATATACTGAATGCTTAATGGGTGGAGCTGCGATTGATGAGGTTGGAGTTCCTTTACCACAAGAAACTATTGATGTAGCATTAAATTCTAATGCAGTTTTATTTGGTGCAATTGGTGGAGAAAAATGGGATAAGCTAGAACGCCATTTAAGACCTGAGAGTGGATTATTAGCACTTAGAAAAGCTTTAGGAGTATTTGCAAATCTTCGTCCTGCTTTTGTATATGATGGACTTGAAGAGCTTAGCACTATTAAAGCTAGTGTTGTAAAAGGCGTTGATTTACTTGTAGTAAGAGAATTAACGGGTGGAATTTATTTTGGACAACCTAGAGAAAAACTAGCAGATAGAGCTTATAATACAATGGTTTATACTCGTGATGAGATAATTAGAATTGCAAAAATTGGTTTTGAAAGTGCAATGAAACGCCGCAAAAAATTATGTATGGTAGATAAGGCTAATGTGCTTGAAACTTCAGCTTTATGGAGAGAAGTTTGCGATGAGTTGGCTGTAAATTATCCTGAAGTTGAGTTAAGCTATATGTATGTAGATAATGCTGCTATGCAACTTATTAAAAATCCAAAGCAATTTGATGTGATTTTAACAGAGAATTTATTTGGAGATATTTTAAGTGATGAAGCTAGTATGGTAGTTGGCTCAATCGGATTACTTGCAAGTGCTAGTATAGGTGGAAAAGTTGGACTTTATGAGCCAATTCACGGAAGTGCTCCTGATATTGCTGGTCAAGGCATAGCAAATCCAATTGCTACGATTTTGAGTGCTGCTATGATGTTAAGATTTGCATTAAACGATGAAGTATCAGCATCAAAAATAGAAAACGCAGTAAAAAGAGTAATAAGCGAAGGCTATGGATGTGCTGATTTAGCTAATGCAAAAATTAAATTAAATACCCAAGAAATGGGCGAATTAGTAGCGAAGTATTGCTAA
- a CDS encoding CCA tRNA nucleotidyltransferase, which yields MLPWDDETFLTIQLILSKYTKRAYFVGGCVRDIYLSNNTNDYDIEIYDVSPSKMEQIAKELNALGVGKSFFVYKKANYDLALARTEKKTGDLHTDFRVKVETSIYKGSLRRDFRMNTIMINIFTQEIIDLHKGIRDCKKKLIRIVNYYTFKEDSLRLLRFIQFIARFKLKTKKKDLRYLKKIDISNLSKDRIYNELIKLFEAKYPEIGLYYLYKLNLFEKCFGFSVSKYEFFAVLKKIKDNKNLVCKEKRFALMFFYFIDYFNIYYQFMPYKKMLFFLTKEPNFNDLNDYNLCKIAIKMPLREWLGLNKDIVKRAKELGIYNDKIKVVYENISSKEEALICEEKAIKEYMKNV from the coding sequence ATGCTTCCTTGGGATGATGAGACTTTTTTAACAATACAATTAATTTTATCAAAATACACAAAAAGAGCTTATTTTGTGGGTGGTTGTGTTAGAGATATTTATCTAAGTAATAATACAAATGATTATGATATAGAGATTTATGATGTAAGTCCTAGTAAAATGGAGCAGATTGCTAAAGAATTAAACGCTTTAGGTGTAGGCAAAAGTTTTTTTGTATATAAAAAAGCAAATTATGATTTAGCACTTGCAAGAACAGAGAAAAAAACAGGCGATTTACATACGGATTTTCGTGTAAAAGTTGAAACAAGCATATACAAAGGCTCGCTTAGAAGAGATTTTCGTATGAATACAATAATGATTAATATTTTTACACAAGAAATAATAGACTTACATAAAGGCATACGAGATTGTAAAAAAAAGCTAATTAGAATAGTGAATTATTATACATTCAAAGAAGATTCGCTAAGGCTTTTAAGATTTATTCAATTTATCGCAAGATTTAAGCTAAAGACTAAGAAAAAGGATTTAAGGTATCTAAAAAAAATTGATATTTCAAACCTTAGCAAGGATAGAATTTATAATGAATTAATAAAATTATTTGAAGCAAAATACCCTGAAATTGGGCTTTATTATTTGTATAAACTAAATTTATTTGAAAAATGTTTCGGTTTTAGTGTTAGCAAATATGAATTTTTTGCTGTTTTAAAAAAGATTAAAGATAATAAGAATTTAGTTTGTAAGGAAAAAAGATTTGCTTTAATGTTTTTTTATTTTATTGATTATTTTAATATATATTATCAATTTATGCCTTATAAAAAAATGCTTTTCTTTTTAACAAAAGAGCCAAATTTTAATGATTTAAATGACTATAATTTATGTAAAATTGCTATTAAAATGCCACTTAGAGAGTGGCTTGGGCTAAATAAGGATATTGTAAAACGAGCTAAAGAATTAGGAATTTATAATGACAAAATAAAAGTCGTATATGAAAATATTAGCTCAAAAGAAGAAGCACTAATATGCGAAGAAAAAGCCATTAAGGAGTATATGAAAAATGTTTAA
- a CDS encoding TrmH family RNA methyltransferase encodes MFNIVLVEPRIAGNVGTIGRMCYNLGFKLHLVGPHFLDFSSKKIMHAGLDYWDKLEPIFWDNAKDFLANNDIAKMKFASTKSKNPYFNASFNEGDFIVFGSESFGLPQPEIKEILSNENTFLIPMKSYGRSLNLAQSVAFLSSEALRQNFKNFSI; translated from the coding sequence ATGTTTAATATAGTTTTAGTTGAGCCAAGAATTGCAGGAAATGTAGGGACAATAGGTAGAATGTGCTATAACTTAGGTTTTAAATTACATCTTGTTGGACCTCATTTTTTGGACTTTTCAAGCAAAAAGATTATGCACGCAGGTCTTGATTATTGGGATAAACTTGAGCCGATTTTTTGGGATAATGCAAAGGATTTTTTAGCTAATAATGATATTGCTAAAATGAAATTCGCTAGCACAAAATCAAAAAATCCTTATTTTAACGCTAGTTTTAATGAAGGAGATTTCATAGTGTTTGGAAGTGAGAGTTTTGGTTTGCCACAGCCTGAAATTAAAGAGATTTTAAGCAATGAAAATACCTTTTTAATACCTATGAAAAGTTATGGCAGGTCGCTTAATCTAGCTCAAAGCGTTGCGTTTTTAAGCTCGGAAGCCTTAAGGCAGAATTTTAAAAATTTTAGTATTTAG
- a CDS encoding cation-translocating P-type ATPase, with the protein MKNIRLFINGMHCVNCANSIKQEALKLGVIDARVDFINKFGEFSVNDDFDSEKLIFAIKKLGFEVSLEKINAKKTYEGIRLIFLAIFSVLTFIDFSFLFSCVFASLAILLSLDFYKRVIFHKSYGMDLLVVLGISINYFYSFFSIHHHFFFESTFVCFVIRLGKFIENKAKAKANSLITPSKIPTITLANNKIIKANQINKDDELLIKNGEEILVDGICLNEALIDESVISGESFSLSKKIGELVYAGSINKGELLKIKATSTYYESSLEKLKDEAMKANNKDLKAFKLVDKISKYFVLIICIIASITGLAWYFIDSSKVFFYVSSVLLISCPCALGLAIPMVIVICINLCFKEGIILKNPELINSIKDIECFVFDKTGTLTNSVQKISHDLSEADFRLIASIENTQNHPIAKSITNNFTDFLDLNGTCALKDNSLIYTDENLKVEIKPCENEFLCYKNDLYLGKITLENEINENAKELISFLKSLNKRIIIISGDSKERVENLASKLEISEYYFRVTPENKAAIIKNLNAKSVFIGDGANDIKALRTANFGISFSNANAIAKNKADAILLKNDLIKIIKLFEIFDKAYSKIKQNLFISFFYNFIGIALACGVFSEINLHLNPALCAMLMSISSLVVVFNSLLLFRKNNLSS; encoded by the coding sequence ATGAAAAATATAAGGCTTTTTATTAACGGAATGCATTGTGTAAATTGTGCTAATTCAATCAAACAAGAAGCCTTAAAATTAGGCGTAATAGATGCAAGGGTTGATTTTATCAATAAATTTGGAGAATTTAGTGTAAATGATGATTTTGATAGTGAAAAGCTAATTTTTGCTATCAAAAAACTAGGCTTTGAAGTAAGCTTAGAAAAAATAAATGCAAAAAAAACTTACGAAGGCATTAGGCTAATTTTTTTAGCGATTTTTAGTGTTTTAACTTTTATTGATTTTAGCTTTTTATTCTCTTGTGTTTTTGCAAGTTTGGCTATTTTACTTTCGCTTGATTTTTATAAAAGAGTAATATTTCATAAAAGCTATGGAATGGATTTACTTGTAGTGCTTGGAATTAGCATTAATTATTTTTATTCATTTTTTAGTATTCATCATCATTTCTTTTTTGAAAGCACTTTTGTCTGCTTTGTGATTAGGCTTGGAAAATTTATTGAAAATAAAGCAAAAGCTAAAGCAAATTCTTTAATCACACCAAGCAAAATCCCTACAATAACCCTAGCAAACAATAAAATAATAAAAGCAAATCAAATAAATAAAGATGATGAGCTACTTATTAAAAACGGCGAAGAAATCTTAGTAGATGGAATATGTCTAAATGAAGCCTTAATTGATGAGAGCGTTATTAGTGGAGAAAGCTTTAGTCTAAGCAAAAAAATAGGAGAATTAGTTTATGCAGGTAGCATTAATAAGGGCGAATTATTAAAGATAAAAGCAACTAGCACTTATTATGAAAGCTCACTTGAAAAGCTTAAAGATGAAGCAATGAAAGCTAATAATAAGGATTTAAAAGCCTTTAAATTAGTTGATAAGATTAGCAAATATTTTGTATTAATAATTTGTATAATTGCTAGTATTACAGGACTTGCTTGGTATTTTATAGATTCTTCTAAAGTGTTTTTTTATGTTAGTAGTGTGTTGTTAATCTCGTGTCCATGTGCCTTAGGACTTGCAATTCCTATGGTAATAGTAATTTGCATTAATTTATGCTTTAAAGAAGGAATAATTTTAAAAAATCCAGAGCTAATTAACTCAATAAAAGATATAGAATGCTTTGTTTTTGATAAAACAGGCACACTTACAAATTCCGTGCAAAAAATATCACACGATTTAAGTGAAGCTGATTTTAGGCTAATTGCAAGTATTGAAAATACTCAAAATCACCCAATAGCTAAGAGTATTACGAATAATTTTACTGATTTTTTAGATTTAAATGGAACTTGTGCTTTAAAGGATAATTCTTTAATTTATACTGATGAGAATTTAAAAGTAGAAATAAAACCTTGCGAAAATGAGTTTTTATGCTATAAAAATGATTTGTATTTAGGCAAAATTACTCTAGAAAACGAAATTAACGAAAATGCAAAAGAATTAATTAGCTTTTTAAAATCACTCAATAAAAGAATAATAATAATTAGCGGAGATAGTAAAGAAAGAGTAGAAAATCTAGCAAGCAAACTAGAAATTAGCGAATATTATTTTAGAGTTACACCTGAAAATAAAGCTGCGATAATAAAGAATTTAAACGCAAAAAGCGTATTTATTGGGGACGGGGCTAATGATATTAAGGCATTAAGAACGGCTAATTTTGGTATATCATTTAGCAACGCAAATGCAATTGCTAAAAATAAAGCCGATGCGATATTGCTAAAAAATGATTTGATTAAAATCATAAAACTTTTTGAGATTTTTGATAAAGCTTATAGTAAGATTAAGCAAAATTTATTCATATCGTTTTTTTATAATTTCATAGGAATTGCTCTAGCTTGTGGGGTTTTTAGCGAGATTAATTTGCATTTAAATCCTGCACTTTGTGCTATGCTTATGAGTATTTCATCGCTTGTTGTGGTATTTAATTCTTTGCTTTTGTTTAGAAAAAATAATTTATCTAGTTAG
- a CDS encoding heavy metal transport/detoxification protein, with translation MKKYEIFNVNCNHCVNKIKNALEEDFGTITFSDDLKYIFINANKEEFEDELLELGFRLGKLV, from the coding sequence ATGAAAAAATATGAGATTTTTAATGTAAATTGCAATCATTGTGTAAATAAGATAAAAAATGCTTTAGAAGAAGATTTCGGAACAATTACTTTTAGTGATGATTTAAAATATATTTTTATAAATGCGAATAAAGAAGAATTTGAAGATGAGCTTTTAGAATTAGGATTTAGATTAGGTAAATTAGTATGA
- a CDS encoding MBL fold metallo-hydrolase — translation MNTKVQLIRSACVKITINNVCFLIDPMLAPKGTYEGFANTYNSHLRNPLVDLPFSFEEIINDVNAVIITHNHLDHIDEYTCKKLDKNIKVFVQDNQDYNYFKDLGFKNLEILSDTLEFQGVKLTKTKAKHGSEEIYKNEELARLLGDTMGVIFSAKDCKSVYLIGDSVLTKDVENTLKQNYDIVIVNAGNAMVLGFDDSIIMNENDIKNIAKISTSKIIAVHLEAINHCILTRKALKEFVNKNNLNDRVLIPDDGESYIF, via the coding sequence ATGAATACAAAAGTTCAATTAATTAGAAGTGCTTGTGTAAAAATCACTATAAATAATGTGTGTTTTTTAATAGACCCTATGTTAGCACCAAAAGGCACTTATGAAGGTTTTGCAAATACTTATAATTCACATTTAAGAAATCCTTTAGTGGATTTGCCATTTAGTTTTGAAGAAATTATAAATGATGTAAATGCTGTAATAATTACTCATAATCATTTAGACCATATAGATGAGTATACCTGTAAAAAATTAGATAAAAATATTAAAGTTTTCGTTCAAGATAATCAAGATTATAATTATTTTAAAGATTTAGGATTTAAAAATCTTGAGATTTTAAGCGATACTTTAGAATTTCAAGGAGTAAAACTAACAAAAACTAAAGCAAAACACGGAAGCGAAGAAATATATAAAAACGAAGAATTAGCAAGGCTTTTAGGTGATACTATGGGAGTTATTTTTAGTGCAAAAGATTGCAAAAGTGTTTATTTAATAGGAGATAGTGTTTTAACAAAAGATGTTGAAAATACTTTAAAACAAAATTATGATATTGTTATTGTAAATGCTGGAAATGCTATGGTTTTAGGATTTGATGATAGTATTATTATGAATGAAAACGATATTAAAAATATTGCTAAAATATCAACTAGCAAGATAATAGCCGTTCATTTAGAAGCTATTAATCATTGTATTTTAACTAGAAAAGCTTTAAAAGAATTTGTAAATAAGAATAATTTAAACGATAGAGTTTTAATCCCAGATGATGGGGAAAGCTACATTTTTTAA
- a CDS encoding helix-turn-helix domain-containing protein, whose protein sequence is MQINMNNVTCPLQIAANMINGKWKSIIIFQLSLGNSSLSKLQKDIIGISQKMLLEHLNQLRENGLVDKITYDGYPLKVEYFLTNRGKQMLKAIIIFQEIGIEVLKEKKLFNALNEKSLSYIRKSK, encoded by the coding sequence ATGCAAATAAATATGAATAATGTAACCTGTCCTTTGCAAATAGCTGCAAATATGATAAATGGAAAATGGAAAAGCATAATCATTTTTCAATTAAGTTTAGGTAATTCTTCTTTATCAAAATTACAAAAAGATATAATTGGAATTAGTCAAAAAATGCTTCTTGAACACCTAAATCAATTAAGAGAAAATGGCTTAGTAGATAAAATAACTTATGATGGCTATCCGCTAAAAGTAGAATATTTTTTAACAAATCGTGGAAAGCAAATGTTAAAAGCAATTATTATTTTTCAAGAAATAGGCATTGAAGTTTTAAAAGAAAAGAAATTATTTAATGCTTTAAATGAAAAAAGCTTATCATACATACGAAAAAGTAAGTAA
- a CDS encoding cation diffusion facilitator family transporter: MTCTYQDLIHKPIKQHSNNHSCNHSHHNHSHNNSNHSQEHHDHSHTHSYDFTKNKKALLLSFIVTFVVMFAELIYGYLANSLALISDALHMITHAFALIISFIALIFINKQDSKKTYGYYRSEIIAAFINAIMIAIFTIFIIYEAIEKLLNPSKIDIKTMLIVSCFGLVANIISALLLMKADTSNLNIKSSLIHMLSDLLSSVAIIIGGIIVYYTDFYFIDSILALLIALVIAKWSISLFKQSLDILLESSFIEISEVKEFILKQDLNIKDIHDIHIHSISQDYHILTAHIILDDLNEFKSVLQKLNALLKNKFNIHHITIQPEISE; the protein is encoded by the coding sequence ATGACTTGCACCTATCAAGACTTAATTCATAAACCAATAAAACAACATTCAAACAATCATTCTTGTAATCACTCACACCATAACCACTCCCATAATAATTCTAATCACTCACAAGAACACCACGACCATTCTCATACTCATTCTTATGATTTTACTAAGAATAAAAAAGCATTATTATTAAGCTTTATAGTAACTTTTGTAGTAATGTTTGCTGAATTAATTTATGGGTATTTAGCTAATTCTTTAGCATTAATTAGTGATGCACTTCATATGATAACACACGCTTTTGCATTGATAATAAGTTTTATTGCACTAATATTTATTAATAAACAAGATAGTAAAAAAACTTATGGATATTATAGAAGCGAAATAATAGCTGCTTTTATAAATGCTATTATGATAGCTATATTTACTATATTTATCATCTATGAAGCTATTGAAAAACTATTAAACCCAAGTAAAATAGATATAAAGACTATGCTTATAGTATCTTGCTTTGGACTTGTAGCAAATATAATTAGTGCTTTATTATTAATGAAAGCTGATACAAGTAATTTAAATATTAAATCAAGTCTAATTCATATGCTAAGTGATTTACTTAGTTCTGTTGCAATTATTATTGGTGGGATTATTGTTTATTATACTGATTTTTATTTTATTGATTCAATACTAGCTTTATTAATAGCTTTAGTAATTGCTAAGTGGTCTATATCATTATTTAAACAAAGCTTAGATATTTTACTTGAGAGTTCATTCATTGAGATTAGTGAAGTAAAAGAATTTATATTAAAGCAAGATTTAAATATAAAAGATATTCACGATATACACATTCATTCAATCTCTCAAGATTATCATATACTAACAGCTCATATAATCTTAGATGATTTAAATGAGTTTAAAAGTGTTTTACAAAAGCTTAATGCTTTACTTAAGAATAAGTTTAATATACATCATATTACTATTCAGCCAGAAATTAGCGAATAA